A section of the Pseudomonas lini genome encodes:
- the adeC gene encoding AdeC/AdeK/OprM family multidrug efflux complex outer membrane factor, which yields MTRSLIGLAISAAVLSGCSLIPEYQRPQAPVAAQYPQGPAYQATNAADQAAVEQGWREFFHDPALQRLIQTALVNNRDLKVAALNVEAFRAQYRIQRADLFPAIGANASGTRQRLPSAQAQSGQASISSQYDVNLGISSYELDLFGSIASLSQQALETYLSTAQARRSTQISIVSSVANAYLTWQADRELLKLTENTLDAYEESLRLTTRSNQVGVASALDLAQARTSVQGARASLANYQRRVAEDENALVLLLGTGLPADLPEPQSLDGDLLANVPAGLPSDLLTRRPDILAAEHTLLAANANIGAARAAFFPSISLTANAGTSSANLDGLFKSGSGSWAFTPTISLPIFNAGALRASLNYSEIQKDIGVANYEKAIQAAFQEVSDGLTARKTYVDQLQAQNDLVNASQDYYRLAERRYRIGVDSNLTFLDAQRSLFSNQQRLINDRLAQLQAEVNLYRALGGGWDERGVQKL from the coding sequence ATGACTCGCTCTTTAATCGGTCTCGCGATCAGCGCCGCTGTTCTGAGTGGTTGCTCACTGATCCCTGAGTATCAGCGACCGCAGGCTCCAGTTGCGGCGCAATATCCGCAGGGTCCTGCCTATCAGGCAACCAACGCTGCCGACCAGGCCGCTGTGGAGCAGGGGTGGCGCGAGTTTTTCCACGATCCGGCATTGCAGCGATTGATCCAGACCGCCTTGGTCAATAATCGTGACCTGAAGGTCGCGGCACTGAACGTTGAGGCTTTCCGGGCGCAGTACCGAATCCAGAGAGCTGACCTGTTTCCGGCGATTGGCGCCAACGCCAGCGGAACACGGCAGCGACTGCCGAGCGCTCAGGCGCAGTCCGGTCAGGCCAGTATTTCCAGCCAATATGACGTCAACCTGGGAATCAGTTCGTACGAGTTGGATCTGTTTGGTAGCATCGCCAGTCTAAGCCAGCAGGCACTGGAAACTTATCTGTCTACCGCCCAGGCCCGACGCTCGACCCAGATCAGCATCGTTTCGAGCGTGGCCAATGCCTATCTCACCTGGCAAGCCGACCGTGAATTGCTCAAGCTCACCGAGAACACGCTGGACGCCTACGAGGAGAGCTTACGTCTGACCACCCGCAGTAATCAGGTGGGTGTGGCTTCGGCGCTTGATCTCGCACAGGCGCGTACCTCGGTGCAAGGTGCGCGGGCGAGCCTGGCAAACTACCAGCGCCGAGTAGCCGAAGACGAGAATGCTTTGGTGCTTCTTCTCGGTACAGGACTGCCCGCCGATTTGCCGGAGCCACAGTCCTTGGATGGCGACCTGCTGGCCAACGTACCGGCTGGTCTGCCCAGTGATTTACTCACCCGTCGCCCCGATATCCTCGCCGCCGAGCATACGCTCTTGGCCGCTAACGCTAACATCGGCGCGGCGCGGGCGGCTTTTTTTCCTAGCATCAGCCTTACGGCAAATGCCGGCACCTCGAGCGCGAATCTGGATGGGTTGTTCAAGAGCGGCTCAGGCAGTTGGGCGTTTACCCCTACCATCAGCTTGCCGATTTTCAACGCAGGCGCGTTACGCGCTAGCCTGAATTACTCGGAGATTCAGAAAGACATTGGTGTGGCCAACTACGAGAAAGCTATCCAGGCCGCTTTCCAGGAGGTCTCCGATGGGTTGACTGCACGTAAAACTTACGTCGACCAGTTGCAGGCACAGAATGACCTCGTCAACGCCAGCCAGGATTACTATCGGCTTGCCGAGCGTCGTTATCGAATCGGCGTGGACAGCAACCTGACCTTTTTGGACGCGCAGCGCTCGCTGTTTAGCAACCAACAAAGGCTGATCAACGATCGCCTTGCGCAGTTGCAGGCTGAAGTGAACTTGTATCGTGCACTGGGTGGCGGATGGGACGAGCGGGGCGTGCAAAAACTCTGA
- the pqqE gene encoding pyrroloquinoline quinone biosynthesis protein PqqE, whose product MHSTGSNLPEPSGLPPKPEVGLPLWLLAELTYRCPLQCPYCSNPLDFAEQGQELSSEQWFKVFREAREMGAAQLGFSGGEPLVRQDLAELIGEARKLGFYTNLITSGIGLTEQKISDFKKAGLDHIQISFQASDEQVNNLLAGSKKAFAQKLEMARAVKAHGYPMVLNFVTHRHNIDKIDRIIELCIALEADFVELATCQFYGWAQLNRVGLLPTREQLVRAERVTNEYRAKLEAQGNPCKLIFVTPDYYEERPKGCMNGWGSIFLTVTPDGTALPCHGARQLPVQFPNVRDHSMQHIWYDSFGFNRFRGYDWMPEPCRSCDEKEKDFGGCRCQAFMLTGDASNADPVCSKSEHHGVILKAREDAEHATQTIEQLAFRNDRNSRLIVKG is encoded by the coding sequence GTGCACAGCACTGGATCGAACTTGCCTGAGCCCTCTGGCCTGCCGCCCAAGCCTGAAGTCGGCCTGCCGCTGTGGCTGCTGGCGGAGCTGACCTATCGCTGCCCACTGCAATGCCCGTACTGCTCCAACCCGCTGGACTTCGCCGAGCAGGGCCAGGAGTTGAGCTCCGAGCAGTGGTTCAAGGTCTTTCGCGAAGCCCGCGAGATGGGCGCCGCGCAGTTGGGTTTTTCCGGCGGCGAGCCGCTGGTGCGCCAGGACCTGGCCGAGTTGATCGGCGAGGCGCGCAAGCTGGGTTTCTATACCAACCTGATCACCTCCGGCATCGGCTTGACCGAGCAGAAAATCAGCGACTTCAAGAAGGCCGGCCTCGACCATATCCAGATCAGTTTCCAGGCCAGCGATGAGCAGGTGAACAACCTCCTGGCCGGTTCGAAGAAAGCCTTCGCGCAAAAACTGGAAATGGCCCGGGCGGTAAAGGCCCACGGTTATCCGATGGTGCTGAACTTCGTGACCCATCGGCACAACATCGACAAGATCGATCGCATCATCGAGCTGTGCATCGCCCTGGAAGCCGACTTCGTCGAGCTCGCCACGTGCCAGTTCTACGGCTGGGCGCAGCTCAACCGCGTCGGCCTGCTGCCCACCCGGGAGCAACTGGTACGCGCCGAGCGTGTCACCAACGAATACCGCGCCAAGCTGGAAGCGCAAGGCAATCCGTGCAAGTTGATCTTTGTCACGCCGGACTACTACGAAGAACGCCCCAAGGGCTGCATGAACGGCTGGGGCAGCATTTTCCTCACCGTCACGCCGGACGGCACGGCATTGCCCTGTCACGGTGCCCGCCAGCTGCCGGTGCAGTTTCCCAATGTGCGCGACCACAGCATGCAGCACATCTGGTACGACTCGTTCGGCTTCAACCGCTTCCGCGGTTATGACTGGATGCCCGAACCGTGCCGCTCCTGCGATGAAAAAGAAAAAGACTTCGGCGGCTGCCGCTGCCAGGCGTTCATGCTCACGGGCGACGCCAGCAACGCCGACCCGGTGTGCAGCAAGTCCGAACATCACGGGGTGATTCTCAAGGCGCGTGAAGACGCCGAGCACGCTACGCAAACCATCGAACAATTGGCCTTTCGCAATGACCGAAACTCGCGCCTCATCGTTAAGGGCTGA
- the pqqD gene encoding pyrroloquinoline quinone biosynthesis peptide chaperone PqqD, with protein sequence MSFDRSKTPRWRPGYRFQYEPAQKGHVLLYPEGMIKLNDSAALIGGLIDGERDVAAIIDELAKQFPGVPELGDDIEQFMEVARAQHWIELA encoded by the coding sequence ATGAGTTTCGACCGCAGCAAAACCCCACGCTGGCGCCCCGGCTATCGCTTCCAGTACGAACCGGCCCAGAAAGGCCACGTGCTGCTCTATCCTGAAGGCATGATCAAGCTGAATGACAGCGCTGCGCTGATCGGTGGCCTGATCGATGGTGAACGGGATGTCGCGGCCATCATCGACGAGTTGGCGAAGCAGTTTCCCGGCGTGCCGGAACTCGGTGACGACATCGAGCAATTCATGGAGGTCGCTCGTGCACAGCACTGGATCGAACTTGCCTGA
- the pqqC gene encoding pyrroloquinoline-quinone synthase PqqC, whose amino-acid sequence MTDTPLTTAEFEAALRAKGAFYHIHHPYHVAMYEGRATREQIQGWVANRFYYQVNIPLKDAAILANCPDREIRREWIQRLLDHDGAPGEDGGIEAWLRLGQAVGLDPDQLRSQELVLPGVRFAVDAYVNFARRASWQEAASSSLTELFAPQIHQSRLDSWPQHYPWIDPTGYEYFRTRLGQARRDVEHGLAITLQHYTTRAGQERMLEILQFKLDILWSMLDAMSMAYELNRPPYHRVTGQRVWHKGITL is encoded by the coding sequence ATGACTGATACACCATTGACCACCGCAGAATTTGAAGCAGCCTTGCGCGCCAAGGGCGCCTTCTACCACATCCATCACCCCTATCACGTGGCGATGTATGAAGGCCGTGCCACTCGCGAGCAGATCCAGGGCTGGGTCGCGAACCGTTTCTACTATCAAGTGAACATCCCGCTCAAGGACGCCGCGATCCTGGCCAACTGCCCGGACCGGGAGATCCGCCGCGAGTGGATCCAGCGCCTGCTCGACCATGACGGCGCTCCCGGCGAAGACGGCGGTATCGAAGCCTGGCTGCGGCTGGGCCAGGCGGTGGGCCTGGACCCCGATCAACTGCGCTCCCAGGAGCTGGTGCTGCCCGGTGTGCGTTTCGCCGTGGATGCCTATGTCAACTTCGCCCGCCGGGCCAGTTGGCAGGAAGCCGCCAGCAGCTCGCTGACCGAACTGTTCGCCCCGCAGATCCACCAGTCGCGCCTGGACAGTTGGCCGCAGCACTACCCGTGGATCGACCCGACCGGCTATGAGTACTTCCGCACCCGCCTCGGTCAGGCTCGGCGTGATGTGGAACATGGCCTGGCGATCACCTTGCAGCACTACACCACCCGCGCAGGGCAGGAACGCATGCTGGAGATTCTCCAGTTCAAACTGGACATCCTCTGGAGCATGCTCGACGCCATGAGCATGGCCTATGAATTGAACCGCCCGCCCTACCACAGGGTGACCGGGCAACGGGTGTGGCACAAAGGGATCACCTTATGA
- the pqqB gene encoding pyrroloquinoline quinone biosynthesis protein PqqB, producing MFVQILGSAAGGGFPQWNCNCANCAGFRNGSLRAQARTQSSIALSDDGVNWVLCNASPDIRAQLQAFAPMQPGRALRDTGIGAIILMDSQIDHTTGLLGLREGCPHQVWCTDMVHEDLSTGFPLFNMLTHWNGGLSWNRIELDQSFTIAACPNLRFTPLPLRSAAPPYSPHRFDPHPGDNIGLIVEDLRTGGKLFYAPGLGKVDESLLEIMAGSDCLLVDGTMWDDDEMQRRGVGTRTGREMGHLAQNGPGGMLEVLEHLPKQRKVLIHINNTNPILDEDSSERAELVRRNVEVAYDGMSIEL from the coding sequence ATGTTCGTCCAGATACTAGGTTCTGCCGCCGGTGGCGGTTTCCCCCAGTGGAACTGCAACTGCGCCAATTGCGCAGGTTTTCGCAACGGTAGCCTGCGGGCCCAGGCGCGTACCCAGTCGTCCATCGCCCTATCCGATGACGGTGTGAACTGGGTGCTGTGCAACGCCTCTCCGGACATTCGCGCCCAGCTCCAGGCGTTTGCCCCGATGCAGCCGGGCCGGGCCCTGCGCGACACCGGCATTGGCGCGATCATCCTGATGGACAGCCAGATCGACCACACCACCGGTCTGCTCGGCCTGCGTGAAGGTTGCCCGCATCAAGTCTGGTGCACCGACATGGTCCATGAAGACCTGAGCACGGGCTTTCCGCTGTTCAACATGCTGACCCACTGGAACGGCGGGTTGAGTTGGAATCGCATTGAACTCGACCAGAGCTTCACCATCGCCGCCTGCCCGAACCTGCGCTTCACCCCACTGCCCCTGCGCAGCGCCGCACCACCCTATTCACCGCATCGCTTCGACCCGCACCCGGGCGACAACATCGGGTTGATCGTCGAAGACCTGCGCACGGGTGGCAAGCTGTTCTATGCCCCGGGGCTGGGCAAGGTCGACGAGTCGTTGTTGGAGATCATGGCCGGCAGCGATTGTCTGCTGGTGGACGGTACGATGTGGGACGACGATGAAATGCAGCGCCGTGGCGTCGGCACCCGAACTGGCCGGGAAATGGGCCACCTGGCCCAGAATGGTCCGGGCGGCATGCTCGAAGTGCTGGAGCATTTGCCGAAGCAGCGCAAGGTGCTGATCCACATTAACAACACCAACCCGATCCTCGATGAAGACTCCTCCGAGCGGGCCGAGTTGGTGCGACGCAATGTCGAAGTCGCTTACGACGGCATGAGCATCGAACTGTAG
- the pqqA gene encoding pyrroloquinoline quinone precursor peptide PqqA — protein sequence MSWSKPAYTDLRIGFEVTMYFANR from the coding sequence ATGTCTTGGTCCAAACCTGCTTACACCGACCTGCGTATTGGTTTTGAAGTCACCATGTACTTCGCAAACCGTTAA
- a CDS encoding carbohydrate porin, giving the protein MTTHLNCNTLNTSVALLLLCGAANSHAQEAFSPESPWMLGDWGGLRTELLEKGYTFNVLYTGDAATNLAGGYDSHTTARYTDQLALMSNFDLEKILGWEGADFQFTISDRNGRNLTNDVITDPRVGGISQVQEVYGRGQTWRLTQLWYRQKFFDGGLDIKLGRMNFGEDFGSFPCKFQNLAFCGAQPGNWAGDIIYNWPITQWAGRVKVALSDDTYAQIGAYEQNPSYLEIGNGFKLSGSGNEGTLVPVELVHTTSLGAGRLPGEYRVGAYYSSRDANDVNTEENGIAKSRDSKYGAWIAGQQQVWKDPDFAARGLTVFAYATVHDKATNMIDRYAQVGAYYTAPFKSRPNDEIGVAIASLHVNNRFTDHQQQLNDRAGVSDYDDPRYTPTQSSETNMEIYYGFGVTKWLTVRPNLQFVGNPGGVSEVRDAWVAGLKFETSL; this is encoded by the coding sequence ATGACCACTCATTTGAACTGCAACACGCTTAATACTTCCGTCGCATTGCTGCTGCTTTGCGGAGCGGCCAACAGTCATGCACAAGAAGCCTTCAGTCCTGAGTCCCCTTGGATGTTGGGAGACTGGGGCGGCCTACGCACAGAATTGCTGGAAAAAGGTTATACCTTTAACGTGCTCTACACGGGCGACGCCGCGACGAATCTGGCCGGTGGCTACGACTCGCACACCACGGCGCGGTATACCGACCAACTTGCACTGATGAGCAATTTTGACCTTGAGAAAATACTCGGTTGGGAAGGCGCTGATTTTCAATTCACGATATCGGATCGTAACGGGCGCAATCTCACCAATGATGTCATCACCGATCCTCGGGTAGGCGGCATCAGTCAGGTTCAAGAGGTATACGGGCGCGGCCAGACCTGGCGGCTTACGCAACTCTGGTATCGTCAGAAGTTCTTTGACGGCGGGCTGGATATCAAACTGGGCCGCATGAACTTTGGCGAAGACTTCGGCAGCTTCCCCTGCAAATTCCAGAACCTGGCATTCTGCGGCGCACAGCCGGGTAACTGGGCCGGCGATATCATTTATAACTGGCCAATCACCCAATGGGCGGGCCGCGTAAAGGTCGCGTTGAGCGATGACACTTATGCGCAGATTGGTGCGTACGAGCAGAACCCGTCCTACCTGGAAATAGGTAACGGCTTCAAACTCAGCGGCAGCGGTAATGAGGGTACCTTGGTACCTGTCGAGCTGGTCCATACCACGTCGCTGGGAGCCGGACGGCTGCCAGGGGAATACCGTGTGGGCGCGTATTACAGCAGCCGTGACGCAAATGACGTCAACACAGAAGAAAACGGCATAGCAAAATCCCGCGATAGTAAATACGGCGCATGGATTGCCGGGCAACAACAAGTCTGGAAAGATCCGGACTTCGCCGCTCGCGGGCTGACGGTGTTTGCCTATGCCACCGTGCATGACAAAGCCACCAATATGATCGATCGTTATGCGCAAGTAGGCGCTTACTACACGGCCCCCTTCAAATCTCGCCCGAATGACGAAATCGGCGTCGCCATCGCCAGTCTCCATGTGAATAACCGCTTCACAGATCATCAGCAGCAACTGAATGACCGGGCGGGTGTCAGCGATTATGACGACCCCCGCTACACACCGACACAAAGCTCAGAAACCAACATGGAAATTTACTATGGCTTTGGCGTGACCAAGTGGCTGACCGTGCGCCCCAACCTGCAATTTGTAGGCAATCCTGGCGGAGTCAGCGAGGTCAGGGATGCGTGGGTGGCCGGTTTGAAATTCGAGACCAGCCTGTAA
- the tcuB gene encoding tricarballylate utilization 4Fe-4S protein TcuB produces MQLFDPQVSSQLIPILNLQETEVERQMTICNACRYCEGFCAVFPAMTRHLEFGQADIHYLANLCHNCGACLSACQYAAPHEFAVNVPKAMAKVRLETYTNYAWPQPLGKLYQRNGLTLGLASGAGLALFLSLTLMIMGNLFVAMPGGNFYGIFPHNTLALMFSAVFGFAVLALGIGVRRFWREISPAEAPLPLKASAALEAGANVAQLKYLDGGHGEGCNNADDAFTLWRRRFHHLTFYGFMLCFAATGVATLYHFLLDWSAPYPVLSLPVLLGIFGGVGLLIGPAGLLWMNLRRNPQQGDENQKPMDRGFIALLFLVSASGLALLAGRETSALGLLLAIHLGLVMAFFLTMPYSKFAHGIFRSAALLKYTIEKRQPNPISAASE; encoded by the coding sequence ATGCAGCTGTTTGATCCCCAGGTATCCAGCCAACTGATCCCGATCCTCAACCTGCAGGAAACCGAAGTCGAACGGCAGATGACCATTTGTAATGCCTGCCGCTATTGCGAAGGTTTCTGTGCCGTATTCCCCGCAATGACCCGGCATCTGGAATTCGGTCAGGCCGACATTCATTACTTGGCGAACCTTTGCCACAACTGCGGCGCGTGCCTGTCGGCTTGCCAATACGCTGCCCCGCACGAATTTGCAGTCAACGTACCCAAAGCCATGGCCAAGGTACGGCTGGAAACCTACACCAATTACGCCTGGCCGCAGCCACTGGGTAAATTGTACCAACGCAACGGCCTTACCTTGGGGCTGGCTTCAGGCGCTGGGTTGGCGCTGTTCCTGTCGCTTACCTTGATGATCATGGGCAACCTGTTCGTTGCCATGCCAGGCGGTAACTTCTACGGGATTTTTCCACACAACACGTTGGCACTGATGTTCAGCGCGGTGTTCGGTTTTGCCGTGTTGGCCCTGGGCATCGGCGTGCGTCGATTCTGGCGCGAAATCTCACCCGCCGAGGCACCTCTGCCGCTGAAAGCCAGTGCAGCACTGGAGGCCGGCGCCAACGTCGCACAACTCAAGTACCTGGACGGCGGACATGGGGAAGGCTGCAACAACGCCGACGACGCATTCACCCTATGGCGCCGCCGCTTTCACCACCTCACCTTCTATGGGTTCATGCTGTGCTTCGCAGCCACAGGCGTTGCCACTCTCTATCATTTTTTGCTGGATTGGTCGGCCCCCTACCCGGTTTTAAGCCTGCCAGTACTACTCGGCATTTTCGGTGGCGTAGGTCTGCTGATCGGCCCAGCAGGTTTGCTCTGGATGAATCTGCGGCGTAACCCGCAGCAAGGGGACGAGAATCAGAAACCGATGGATCGTGGCTTCATCGCGCTTCTGTTCCTGGTAAGCGCTAGCGGCCTGGCATTGCTTGCCGGGCGCGAAACCAGTGCGTTGGGCTTGTTGCTTGCCATCCACCTGGGCCTAGTCATGGCGTTCTTTCTGACCATGCCCTATAGCAAATTTGCCCACGGCATATTTCGCAGCGCTGCCTTGCTGAAATACACCATTGAAAAACGCCAACCCAACCCGATCAGTGCGGCCAGCGAATGA
- the tcuA gene encoding FAD-dependent tricarballylate dehydrogenase TcuA, with translation MVDVLVIGGGNAALCAALMAREAGASVMLLEGSPKVWRGGNSQHTRNLRCMHDAPQDVLVDAYPEEEYWQDLLKVTGGLTNEKLARIAIRASSSCRDWMRSHGVHFQPPLSGALHVARTNAFFMGGGKALVNAYFRSAERLGVKIRYDAQVTDIELENGAFVAAHLAERVIDGQRFPAERIEARACVLAAGGFESNREWLREAWGQNERGEWPSDNFLIRGTRFNTGVLLRRMLDLGADAVGDPTQAHMVAIDARAPLYDGGICTRIDCVSLGVVVNRDGERFYDEGEDFWPKRYAIWGRLVAGQPNQQAYSIIDQQALGRFMPPVFPGTTARTLPELARLLNLPQTQFVKTIEDYNNACHVGTFDHTTLDDCHTEGLTPAKTHWARPLTKPPYYAYPLKPGVTFTYLGLATDETAAVHFDGKASPNLFVAGEMMAGNVLGKGYTAGIGMAIGTAFGRIAGVQAALCAGFGLSPVNSELQHAAV, from the coding sequence ATGGTCGACGTTCTGGTGATAGGTGGCGGCAACGCTGCGTTATGTGCCGCATTGATGGCACGAGAGGCAGGCGCCAGCGTAATGCTGCTGGAAGGCTCGCCGAAAGTCTGGCGCGGCGGAAATTCGCAGCACACGCGCAACCTTCGCTGCATGCACGATGCGCCTCAGGATGTGCTGGTCGATGCCTATCCCGAAGAAGAATATTGGCAAGATCTGCTTAAAGTCACCGGTGGTCTTACCAACGAGAAACTGGCGCGCATCGCCATTCGCGCCTCGTCATCATGCCGTGATTGGATGCGTTCACATGGCGTGCACTTTCAGCCGCCCTTGTCGGGTGCTCTGCACGTGGCGCGCACCAACGCGTTTTTCATGGGCGGCGGCAAGGCACTGGTCAATGCCTACTTTCGCAGCGCCGAACGCTTGGGCGTGAAGATCCGTTATGACGCTCAGGTCACCGACATAGAACTGGAAAACGGTGCTTTCGTCGCAGCTCACCTGGCCGAACGGGTGATAGATGGACAGCGATTCCCAGCGGAGCGTATCGAAGCTCGCGCCTGCGTCCTGGCTGCTGGCGGGTTTGAATCCAATCGCGAATGGTTACGGGAGGCTTGGGGCCAAAACGAGCGTGGTGAATGGCCATCGGACAACTTTCTGATTCGCGGCACTCGCTTCAATACCGGTGTGTTGTTGCGACGGATGCTCGATCTTGGCGCCGATGCAGTCGGCGACCCGACTCAGGCACATATGGTTGCCATCGACGCCCGGGCTCCGCTTTACGACGGCGGTATATGTACCCGCATCGACTGCGTGTCCCTGGGCGTGGTTGTCAACCGCGATGGCGAACGGTTTTACGATGAGGGTGAGGATTTCTGGCCCAAGCGTTATGCGATTTGGGGCCGTCTGGTTGCGGGACAACCCAACCAGCAAGCCTACTCGATTATCGACCAACAGGCGCTTGGCCGCTTCATGCCGCCGGTTTTCCCTGGAACCACAGCCCGGACGTTGCCAGAACTTGCTCGCCTGTTGAACTTGCCGCAAACGCAGTTCGTTAAAACCATCGAAGACTACAACAACGCTTGCCATGTCGGCACGTTCGACCACACCACGCTCGACGACTGCCATACCGAAGGGCTTACTCCCGCCAAGACTCACTGGGCAAGGCCACTCACCAAACCACCCTACTACGCCTACCCCCTCAAGCCAGGTGTCACCTTTACCTATCTTGGCTTGGCGACCGACGAAACGGCCGCCGTGCACTTTGATGGCAAGGCCAGCCCGAACCTGTTTGTCGCCGGAGAAATGATGGCTGGCAACGTACTGGGCAAGGGTTATACCGCGGGTATTGGCATGGCCATCGGTACCGCCTTCGGACGAATCGCCGGCGTACAGGCCGCGCTTTGTGCGGGGTTTGGTCTTTCTCCTGTGAACTCGGAGCTTCAACATGCAGCTGTTTGA